Part of the Roseomonas sp. OT10 genome, GTTCGAGGCGCGCGGCCTGGTGGAGCGCGAGCGCGGCAGCGGCAGCGGCCGCCCCGGTCGGCCGGGCGAGCGCATCCGCCTCTCCGAACGCAGCGGGCTGCTGGTGGGGGTGAACCTGCGGCCGCACGGCCTGCATCTCGGCGCGGCGCGGCTGGACGGCGCGCTGCTGGCGGACCGGGTGGTGCCGCTGCCGGAGGCGGAGCGGCTGGGCGCGACCATCCAGGCCGAGACCAGGGCCGTGGTGGCGGAGCTGGGACGCGGGATGGAGGAGGTGCTGGCGGTCGGCGTCGCCCTGCCGGGCCTGCTCAGCCGCGCGGGGCATCTCGCGCAGTCGCCCAACCTGGGCTGGCGCGACGTGCCGCTGCGCGACATCCTGGCGCGCGACGTCACCCGCCCGACCTTCCTGGAGAACAACGCCAACGCCGCCGCCCTGGCCGAGTACCTGTTCGGCTCGGCGGTGGATTTCCCGGACTTCGTCTACCTGGAAAGCGGCTCGGGGGTCGGCGCCAGCATCTTCCTGGACGGGGAGGTGTGCCGCGGCGCCAGCGGCTTCGGCGGCGAGATCGGGCACCACAAGATCGTCCCGGGCGGCCGGCTCTGCCGCTGCGGCGCCTCGGGCTGCCTCTCCGCCTATGTCTCGGTGGATTCGATCCGCGAGCGCCTGGCCCGGCGCGGCCATCCGGTCCAGCAGGGGGGGGATTCCGACCTCGCCGCGCTGGAGGAGCGCGCCCGCATGGGCGACGCGCCGGTGCTGGAGGTGCTGGCGGAGGCGGGGCACTTCCTCGGCGCCGGGCTCGCCAACGTGATCAACATCTTCAACCCGCCGCTGGTGGTGCTGGGGGGCGGCCTGTCCCGCCTGTATCCCTGGATGCGCCCGGCCATGGAGACGGCCATCGCGCGCGAGTCCCTGGTGGCCGCGCGCGAGGATTGCCGGATCGACCTCGCCGCCCTCTCCGCCAGCAGCGGCTGCTGGGGCGGGGTGGCGCTGGCGCTGGAAGGCTGCACGCGCTTCGACGCCGCCGAGACGGTGCCATGGTGACCTCTGATCGGGAGCGACGGGGATGAAACGGCTGCGCATCGGCGTCTTCGGCATGTCGCAGGAGGCGATGCTGGCCACGCCCGGCCATCTCGACCCGCGCACCGTGCTGGTCTCGCGCGGGCGGGAGGTGGTGGAGAACGACCTCTGGGTGGTGCGCGGCATCGTGGCCGCGCTGCGCGAGGACCCGGCGGTGGAGATCGTGCCGCTGATGGTGGTGCGCTGCCGCGCCAGCGCCCCCTTCGCCCCCGATTTCTTCGAATCCTGCAAGGCGGAGATCCTGTCCCTGATCGCGACGAACGGCCCCTTCGACGGGCTGGTCGCGGGCAATCACGGCGCGATGGAGGTGGACGGCCTCGACGTCACCGGCGACACCGACCTGATCGGCGCCATCCGGGCGCAGGTCGGGCCGGACCTGCCCATCGCCATGGCGCTGGACATGCACGGCCACGTCCCGCCGCCGCTGCTGCGCGACGCCCAGGCCTTCGCCGTCTTCCGCACCGCGCCGCACCGCGACGACGACGGCACGGGATACCGGGCGGCGCGGATGCTGCTGCGCATCCTGCGCGAGGGGCTGGCGCCGCGCCGCGCGGCCGTCCACATCCCCCTCCTCGTGCCCGGCGAGATGGCGATGACGGCTTACGAGCCGATGCGCTCGCTCTACGCCGCCCTGCCGGAGATCGACCGCCGCCCCGGCATCCTGGGCGCGGACTACATGGTGGGCTTCGCCTGGAACGACCGGCCCTGGATCGGCATGGCCGCCCTGGTCACCACGGAAGGCGATCCGGCGCTGGCGCGCGCGACGGCGCTGGAGATGGCGGCGGCGCTCTGGGCCCGGCGCGACGAGTTCCGCCTGCAGATGCCGGCGCGCGAGGTGACGGAAGGGCTGCTGGAGGCCGGCCGCCTGGCACAGGACGGGCCCGTCTATGTCAGCGATGCTGGCGACAATGTCACCGCCGGGGCCTATGGCGACCTGACCCTGGTGTTGCAGGCGGCGCTCGCCCGGCCGGAGATCGGCCCCATTGTCGTCTGCAACATCATCGCGCCGGAGACGGTGGCGCAGTGCCACGCGGCGGGCCTCGGCGCGACGGTGACGCTCGCCCTGGGGGCGGAGCATCTCTCGCGCCCGGCCGTGCCGGTGCCCGCGACCGGCGTGGTGGAGGCGCTGGGCGAGGCGCTGAACCCCACCTCCGCGCCGCACCTGCGCGCCGTCAGCTCCCCCTGGGCGCGGGTGCGCTTCGGCCATGTCACCGCGACCTTCCACGCCCGGCGCATGCAGATCACGACGCCCCATTTGCTGGAGGCGATGGGGATCGACCCGCGTGCGCCGGGCGTCTTCGTGTTCAAGGTCGGCTACCTGCATCCGGAGCTGGAGGATGTCGGCGCCCGCCACATCCTGCTGCTCAGCGACGGCACCTCCAACCTCGACCTCACCCGGCTGCCCTATACGCGGATCGGGCGGCCCGCCCTGCCCTTCGACGCGGGGATGGAATGGTCGCCGGAACGGGGCCTGTACACGGATGAGGGGACCTGACCGGATGGCGCAGCTCAGCCTCCGCGGCGTGACGAAATCCTACGGGCCGCTCACCGTCGTGCACGGGATCGACCTCGACCTGGCCGACCACGAGTTCCTGGTGCTGGTCGGCCCCTCCGGCTGCGGCAAGTCCACCACGCTGCGCATGATCGCGGGGCTGGAGGAGATCTCCGCCGGAGAGATCCGCATCGGCGGCAAGGTGGTGAACGACCTGGCGCCGGGCGACCGCAACATCGCCATGGTGTTCCAGAACTACGCCCTCTACCCGCACATGTCCGTCGCCGAGAACATCGCCTTCGGGCTGAAGCAGCGACGCACGCCGCGTTCGGAGATCGCCCGCCGCGTGGCCGAGGCGGCGCGCGTGCTGGAGATCGGGCCGCTGCTGAAGCGCAGGCCGCGCGCCCTTTCCGGCGGCCAGCGCCAGCGCGTCGCCATGGGCCGGGCCATCGTGCGCGAGCCGGACGTCTTCCTGTTCGACGAGCCGCTCTCCAACCTCGACGCCAAGCTGCGCGTGCAGATGCGCACCGAGATCAAGCTGCTGCACCAGACCATCCCCACCACCACGGTCTACGTCACCCACGACCAGATCGAGGCGATGACGCTGGCCGACCGGGTGGTGGTGATGAACAAGGGGCTGATCGAGCAGGTCGGGCCGCCGCAGGCGCTCTACCACACCCCGGCCAGCCGCTTCGTCGCGGGCTTCATCGGCAGCCCCGCGATGAACTTCCTGCCCGCGCGGCTGGAGGGCGAGGGCGACGGGCTGGCCCTGCGGCTCGCCGACGGCGTCTCCCTGCCGGTGCCGCCGGACCGTGCCGCCCGCTACGGGCGCTTCGCCGGGCGCGAGATGCTGCTGGGGCTGCGGCCGGAGCACCTGACCGAGCCGCGCAGCCGCCCCGGCGCCGCGCCGCTGCCCGCGACGGTGGAGGTGGCGGAGCCCCTGGGCGTGGAGACGCTGGTGCACGTCACGGCCGGCGGCCAGCGCCTCTGCGCCCGCTTCGACCCGGACGTGCCGGTGCAGCCGGGGCAGCGCCTCGACCTCGCCGCGCAGATGGACCGGATGCACCTGATCGACCCCGCCACCGACCGGGTGGTGTAGGGCGCGGCCCCGATGGAGACACGTATGGAAGAGCATGAGGGCCTGCGCCTGATGCAGGCGGAGATGGCGCGCCAGTGCGGCGACGCGCTCGCCTCGATGGACGGCAGCGGCGCGGCGGCGCGGGCGGCGGCGGCGGCGATGCGCGCCGCCGGGCGGGTGGTGCTCTACGGCATCGGCGGCTCGCACTACGTCAACCGCGCGGTGGAGCCGCTGTACCGCGCGCTGGGGCTGGACTGCCGCGCGCTGGGTGCCTCGGAGGCGCTGATGTCGCCTCTGCCGGACTTTCCCCGGGCCGCCGTCATCGTCTCCCAGTCGGGCGAATCCGGGGAGATCGTGGAGCTGCTGGCCCGCCCCGCGGGGCAGGAGCGTCGCTTCGGCATCACGCTGGAGGGCGGCAGCACCCTGGCCCGCGCGGCGGAGGCGGTGCTGGTCGGCGCCGGCGGCACGGAGCACGCCTTCGCCGCCACCCGCAGCATCATCGTCACCCTGGCCCTGCACGCCGCCATCCTGGAGGCGCTGGACCTGCCGCAGGATGCCTTCCGCGCCGTGCTGGCAGCGGATTCGCCGGCCGACACGGCGGCGGTGGATGCGGCGCTGGTCGGCTGCGACGTGGTGGCCTTCGCCGGGCGGCACGTGCTGCAGGGCATCGCGCAGAGCGGCGCGCTGTCGATGATGGAGCTGGCGCGCGTCCCCACCATCGGCTGGGAGGGCGGGCAGTTCCGCCACGGCCCCTTCGAGTTCCTGCGTCCCGGCCTGGGCATCCTCCTCCTCCGCAGCGCGGGGGTGGACGGGCCGGGCGTGGCGCCCCTGGCCGAGGCCTGCGTCGGGGCGGGCTGCACCACGGTGGTCTTCGATGCGAGCGGCGAGGCGCCGCTGCCCGGCTGCCTGACGGTGGCGCTGCCGCGCAACGCGGGGCTGGCGGCGGGGCTGTCCATGCTGCTGGCCTTCCAGCCGCTGAACATCGCGGTCGCGCGCCGCCGGGTGGCCGGGCGGATCGGCACGCCGGTGCGGACCAGCAAGGTGACAGTCTAGGGCGAATGGCCGCAAGACGCCGCCTCGGGCAGCACGACGGAGGCGGCCTTGGGCGGAGGGAGGAAAGAGGTCATGGATACTCCGATCCGGGTCCTGCTGGTCGGCTTCGGCCTGGCGGGACAGTTCTTCCACGCGCCGCTGCTGACCCGGACGGAGGGGATGGAGATGGCGGGCGTCGTCACCTCTGCCGTGGCGAAGGCGAATGCCGCCCTGCCCGGCGTGCCCGTCTTCCCCGACGCCGTCACCGCCTTCCGCGAGGCGGGGGCGGCGCTGGCCGTGATCGCCGCGCCGACCGGGCTGCATGCCGCGCTGGCCGAGGCGGCGCTGCGGGCGGGGCTGCATGTGGTGGTGGACAAGCCCTTCACCTCCACCCTGGCCGAGGCGCAGGCCCTGGCCGAGCTTGCCCGGGCGGAGGGAAGGCTGCTGACCGTCTTCCAGAACCGCCGCTGGGATGCCGACTTCCTGGAGGTGGGCCGGCTGGTGCGGGAGGGCCGGCTGGGCCGCGTCGCGCAGTTCGAATCCCGCTACGACCGTTTCCGCCCCGAGGTCACCGACCGCTGGCGCGAGCGCGCCGGGCCGGGCGCAGGGCTGTGGTTCGACCTGGGGGCGCACCTGCTGGACCAGGCCCTGGTTCTCTTCGGCGCGCCGGAGGCGATCCGGGCGGAGTTGGCGATCCAGCGCCCGGGCGGCGAGGCGGATGACTGGTTCCACGCCGTGCTGCGCTACCCGGACGGGCTGCGGGTGATCCTGCAGGGCGGCAGCCTGCTGCCCGATCACGGGCTGCGCTTCGCCGTGCACGGCACGGGCGGCAGCTACGTCAAGCACGGGCTGGACACCCAGGCGCTGGCCATGCGCGACGGCAAGGGGCCGGGCGATGCCGGCTGGGGCGAGGACCCGCTGCCCGGCCTGCTAACCCTGGCCGATGGCCGGCGCGAATCCTGGCCGGTGCGTTCGCCGGGCTCCTACGAATGCTTCTACCAGGGGGTGCGGGACGCCATCCGCCAGGGTAGCGAGGGCCCGGTGACCCTGGACCAGGCCCTGACCTGCATGACAGTGCTGGAGGCGGCGGTCACGAGTTCGGAGCGACGGGCCGAGGTCCCGCTGGGGCCGCTGCGCTTCTGATCCCCGGGGACGGCGTGCCGGATCGCCGGCACCGGCGGACAGGCGCTCAGGAGCAGAGCCCCTGGCCCCTTTCGCGGAGGCCGCTGCGGCCTATGCAGTACCTGATCACGACGGCGGGATGATCTGACCCGTGGCGCTGTGGTGTTCGGGCGGCGGACCGGGAGGGGACGCCGTCCCCTCCCAGACCCTCCCCTGCCGGGGCCACAAGCGGGCCCCGGTCCCCGCTGGGAGTCTGGTGCTGCGCGGCTGCCGTCAGCCTGCGGGCTGAACCCTGACGGCGCGCGGACAGGCGGGACTCCAGAATAGCTTTGAAGGCGTCCGCAAGTGCGGACACCGTACCCGCCGAGGAGCATGGCTCCTCGGCGCCTCGACCCCGTCGCAGCCAGCCGCGCGGCAGCGCTGATCGGGTCCAGGGCCCGCAGGGTCCTGGCGGAGTGGGGGTTACGGGGGCGAGGCAGCGCCTCGCCCCCGGGGAACGGGCGCCACGCCAGCACGGATCGAGGCATCGTTCCATCCGTATGATCCTGCGTCCGGCGGCCCCCCTGCCCAGGTTTTCCCAGGGTTCGGTCCGCAGGCTGCCCCCGCCGCGTGAGCCAACTTCCGGCGGGGTCCTGGGCCCGCTCGTGGTCCCGGCGGAGGGAGGCGGCGCCTCCTCCGGTCCGGCGCCCCAGCCAGCGGATGGCCTACAGCCAGCCCAGCTCCGCCAGCATGTCGCGGGCGAGTGGGATGCGGCGCCCTGTCAGGCGCGGGTCGGGCGTGTCCATGTTGAGGGCGAAGCAGCAGCCGCCCTCCGGCGCCTCCACCCAGCCGACGAACCAGCCCAGGGCCGGCCGCAGCAGCCCGCCGGTCTTGCCGTAGAGGCGGGCCTCGCCCGCCTCGTCCAACAGGGCGATGTCGTGCAGGACGGCGCGGGCGTGGGCGGAGACCGGCAGGGTGCCGCGCCGCAGCCGCTCCAGGAAGGCCACCTGCTCCAGCGCGCTGATCCGTAGCCCGCCCTGGCCGAGCCAGGCGGTCTCCAGCGGGCCGCTGCCCAGGTCGGCATTGCCGTAGTCCAGGCGCCGGACGAAGCCCGCCAGCCGCTCGCGGCCGATGCGGCGGACGATCTCCTGGAAGGCGGGCAGGGCGGAGGCGGCGAAGCCGCTGCGCAGCGTGTGGTCCCGGTTCCAGTCCGGGTTGGGGCGTGTCCGGCCGTCCCAGGGGATCGCAGGATGGTCGGCGTCCACGACCACGCCGAACTCCACCGCCGCCAGGGCGGTGACCAGCTTGAAGGTGGAGGCGGGCGGCAGCCGGCGCGCGGCACGGGCCGGGTCGACCAGCACCGTCTGCTCCGGGCTGGAGCCCGGCATGAAGCGGCGGGCGGCGAAGCAGCCCTGGGTGCCTTCGGCCGTGAACAGCCAGGCCAGGTCCGGTCGCTCCACGACCGCGGTACAGGCCTCCGCCGCGTCGTCCGGAGCGCCGGCCAGGGAGGAGGCGACCAGGGGGGAGGCAGCCAAGGGGGAAGCGGTGCCGCCACGGGGCACGGGGCCCTGGGCGGGGGTGGCACGGGCAGCCGGCGGCCAGAACGCCGGCAGCGCGGCCAGCAAGTTGCGGCGCGGCAGGGGCGGCGGGGCGGGCATGGCGGCCGCGCGTCAGGCCGTGATGCGGCTTCCCGCCTCGTTGCCCGGGCCCGGCAGCTCCACGGTGATGGCGAGGGCGGAGAGGTCGCTGCCGCGCTCCAGGTCCACCTTCACCTTCTCGGGGTTGATGGCCACGTGCTTGGCCACCAGCTCGACGATCTCCCGTTGCAGCTTGGGCAGGAAGTCCTCGCCGTTCCGGCTGATCCGCTCATGGCTGAGGATGATCTGCAGCCGCTCCTTCGCGGCCGAGGCGGTGGGCGGCTCGGCCTTGCGGTTGGCGCGGAAGAATTCCAGCCACTTCATGCCGCCCTCCCCCCGAACAGGCGCGAGAGGATGCCCTTCTTTCCGGCTTCGAGGAAGCGCATGGGCCGGTCCTCGCCGAGAAAACGCGCCACCGCGTCCTTGTAGGCCTGCCCCGCATTGCTCTCCGCGTCCAGGATCACCGGGTTGCCGGTGTTGGACGCCTTGAGCACGCTCTCGCTCTCCGGGATCACGCCCATCAGGGGGATGCGCAGGATCTCCTGGATGTCCTCCAGCTTCAGCATCTCGCCGCGCTCGACCCGGGCGGGGTCGTAGCGGGTGACGAGCAGGTGCTCCTTCACCGGGTCGCGCTTCTCCTCCGCGCGCTTGGAGCGGGATTGCAGCACGCCCAGGATGCGGTCGCTGTCGCGGACGGAGGAGACCTCGGGGTTGGTCACCACGATCGCCTGGTCGGCGAAGTACAGCGCCAGCAGCGCGCCCTTCTCGATGCCCGCCGGGCTGTCGCAGAGGATGTAGTCGAAGTCGGGGTGCATCTCCTCGATGACCTTGCCGACGCCCTCCTGGGTCAGCGCGTCCTTGTCGCGCGTCTGGCTGGCCGGGAGGATGGAGAGCGTGTCCACCCGCTTGTCGCGGATCAGCGCCTGGTTCAGCCGCGCCTCGCCCTGGATCACGTTGACGATGTCGAACACCACCCGGCGCTCGACCCCCATGATCAGGTCGAGGTTGCGCAGGCCGACGTCGAAGTCGATCACCGCGACCTTCTTGCCCATCTGGGCGAGCCCCGTCGCCATGGCCGCGGAGGAGGTCGTCTTGCCGACCCCTCCCTTGCCCGACGTCACCACGATCACCTGCGCCATCGCGCCCAGTCCCCCTTCTGAATCCTTCCCCGGGACCCTGCCCCGGATGCCCCCCGCTGGCCCCGGCCCCTGGCCGGCCGGGGCGGCCTCAGGTCCCCAGCCGGTCGAAGCGCATGCTCTCGCCCACCAGCCGCGCCTGCACCGCCTTGCCGATCGGCGCCTCGCCCAGCCCATCGCGCACCGCGTAGTAGCCGGCAATGGAGACCAGTTCCGGATCGAAGACCATGGCGAAGACCCGCGCCTCGGTGTCGTCCGCCCCGCCGGCGATGGCGCGGCCCTTCAGCGTCCCCCAGACATGCACGTTCCCGTCCGCGATCACCTCCGCCCCGGGATTGACCGACCCCGTCACCACCAGGTCGCTGCCCTGGGCCCAGAGGCGCTGCCCGGCACGCACCGAGCCCTCCACCACCATGGTCCGCCTCGCCGGCGGCGGCTCCGCCGCGGCCGGGGGGGGTGGGGGAGGCAGGCTGGCGGCCGGCACGGGCGGCGGTTCCGGGGCCTCGCCCCCCACGCTGCGCAAGGGCGGCAGCCCCGCCGACAGGGCGGCGGAGCGCAGGGAGGGCGAGCCGCCCGTGGTGCCGATGGGCGAGATGGCGACCGCGCGCAACTCCCGGACCAGGGTCGCGAAATCGACCTGGGCGTCGGGCTCCAGGTCGTCCAGGCCGATGGCGATGGGGGCGTTGCGCAGGAATCCGGGTGCCCGGCGGAACTGGTCGGCGATGGCGGGCACGACGGCCTCCACGCGGCCATCGAGCAGGCGCAGCACCAGCAGGCTGAAATTGGCGGCGCGGAGGCGGAAGGGCTCCGGCCCTCCCGAGCGCGCAGGCGCGGCGTGTGCGGACATTCCCGAGCTGGGTCCCCTGGGAGCGAATTCCCCTGCCCAGCCTACACGGGCCGGGGGTGGGGGCGTAACCCGCCTGTAAGCGTCCCGGCCATAGCACGGAACGCCGGCGGGGCGGGCGTGTTGTACGGGGCACGCCGGCCTACCCCGGACAGCGGCGCCGTTGTAACGGGGCAATCATGGCCGATGCTCCCGCCCCGCCCTCCGGCGTCCCGACCCCCGGTGCTTCGCCCGCTGGCACCCCACCCCCAGGCGCCAAGCCCGCCCGCCTCCTGCCCCGCCGGGCGGAGTACCGGTACTTCCAGCCCATCACGACGCGCTGGAGCGACAACGATGCCTACGGGCACGTCAACAACGCGATCTACTATTCCTGGTTCGACACGACCCTCTCGCGCTTCCTGCTGGAGACGGGAGAGCTGGACATCCAGACCTCGCCCCTGGTCGGGCTGGCGGTGGAATCCCTGTGCCGCTACCACGCCCCGGTGTCCTTTCCCGAGACGGTGACGGTCGGGCTGCGGATCGGACGGATCGGCAACAGCTCCGTCCGCTTCGAGCTGGGCATCTTCCGTGGCGAGGAGGATCTCGCCAGCGCGGAAGGCCATTTCGTCCACGTCTATGTGGACCGGGCCACCCAGAAGGTGCCGCAGCCGTTGCCGGAACGCTTCCGGGCGAAGCTGGCGCCGCTACTCGTGAGCCCGGGCTGATATCGACGGTTGGATGACCCGCCTGTCGTGCTGCCGTGTTCCGGCGGTGGACCGGGAGGGGACGCTGTCCCCTCCACGGACCCTCCCCTGCCGGGGCCACAAGCGGGCCCCGGTCCCCGCTGGGAGTCTGGTGCTTCGTGGCCGCCGTCAGCCTGCGGGCTGAACCCTGACGGAGCGCGGACAGGCGGACTCTGAATAACCTTCAAAGGCGTCAGCGAGTGCGGACCTCGTCCCCGCCGAGGAGCATGGCTCCTCGGCGCCTCGACCCCGTCGCAGGCTGTCCCGCGGCAGCGCCGATCGGGTCCAGGGCCCGCAGGGTCCTGGCGGAGTGGGGGTAGCGGGGGCGAGGCAGAGCCTTGCCCCCGGGGAACGGGTACACCCCCGCGCCGCCACGGATCAAAGACATCGGGCCGTTCGTATGAGAGCGCTTTCGCGAGGCGTGCGGACTGGTCTGGCGGTCTTTTCCGCACCGGGAGCGGCAGGCTCGCCGGATCCCCCGCATCGCGGGTTCGATCCCTTGCGTGCAGGCTCAGGCCGCAAAAAGAAAGGCGGTGCCAGAGGCACCGCCGAGTTTAGGGAGGAAACGTCCAAGAAAGACAGCACCGCGTCACCGCTGTGCTGCGATGCACAAACAAACACCGCGCACCGAAAGTTTCAAGGGGTACGCAGAAATCTCTGCCATGCGCTGGCCGCTCGGAGAGGATGTCCGGGCCGTATGCGGGGCCGGCATGGTGTCGGATGGGGTGGGAGGGCCGGCCTTCAGGACCGGCCGCGACCCGGGCACGGCCCTGCCTCGGGGACGGGCCACCCCGGGGCCCGGACCGGGGGAGGCGGAACCTCCCCCGGCCCACGCACGCCCGCCTCAGCGCTTGCGGCTGGCCTCGTAGCGCGCCTTGTTCTCCGCGTTGGGGGGGTAGAGGCCCGGGAGGACAGCCCCCTTCTCCACCTCGCCCATGATCCAGGATTCCTGCGCCTCCTGCTCCGCCGCCAGCGCCGTGACCTCCTCCAGCAGATCCTGCGGGATCAGGACCGCGCCGTCGTCGTCCACCACCACCACGTCGTTCGGGAAGACGGCGACGCCGCCACAGCCGATCGGCTCCTGCCAGTTGATGAAGGTGAGCCCGGCGACGGAGGGCGGGGCCGCCGCGCCCTGGCACCAGACGGGCAGGCCGGTCCCCTTCACCCCGGCGGCGTCGCGCATGACGCCGTCGGTGATCAGGGCCGCGACCTGCCGCTTCGCCATGCGGGCGCAAAGGATGTCGCCGAAGATGCCGGCATCGGTGACGCCCATCGCATCGGCCACGGCGATGACGCCGGGCGGCATCGCCTCGATGGCGCTGCGGGTGGAGATCGGGTTCGACCAGCTCGCCGGCGTCGCCAAGTCCTCGCGCGCGGGGACGAAGCGCAGGGTGAAGGCGCGGCCGACCAGGCGCGGCTGGCCCGGCTGCAGCGGCCGCGTGCCGCGCATCCAGACGTTGCGCAGCCCCTTCTTCAGCAGGACCGTGGTCAGGGTGGCGGTGGAGATGCCGGACAGGGTCTCCACGACGGACGGGTCGAGAGGCTGGACTTCAACGGGCATGGCAGGCCTTTCTGCTGGGTGGTTCGGATGTCGGCGACCGGCCCGCCGCTCCCGCGCAGGATCGGACCGGCGATGGAAGGGCCCCGGCCCACCTGTGCGACAGCCAGGCCGGCGCCGCCCTCGGGTGGCCCTGGCGGCCGGTGGCGTGGTGTTCGTCCGTCCGGCCGCGACCTCCTCGACGGGACGGTTTTCGCGCTTCGCCCGCCGCTCGTCCAGAAAGCGGCCGGGCCCGATCGCATCGCCTGGCCCGGCCGCGAAGGCGCAGGTCGAGCGGCCCTCCCCATATGACCACCGGGCCGGTCCTGGCCCGTCCGCGAGGAGAACCGATGCCCCGGCGACCAGCCCCCGCTCCTGCCCTGAACCGCCGCGCCCTGCTCGCCACCGGCCTGGCCACCGTGCCGCTGGCGGCCGGGCCGCGGGCCGC contains:
- a CDS encoding ribonuclease activity regulator RraA, translating into MPVEVQPLDPSVVETLSGISTATLTTVLLKKGLRNVWMRGTRPLQPGQPRLVGRAFTLRFVPAREDLATPASWSNPISTRSAIEAMPPGVIAVADAMGVTDAGIFGDILCARMAKRQVAALITDGVMRDAAGVKGTGLPVWCQGAAAPPSVAGLTFINWQEPIGCGGVAVFPNDVVVVDDDGAVLIPQDLLEEVTALAAEQEAQESWIMGEVEKGAVLPGLYPPNAENKARYEASRKR